GATAGTTTTGCACCAGCAAAAACAGTTAAAGTAAGTATGCTTACTAATTTTAATAATCAGTTCCAGCAACAAGAAGGCGAAAGTTCTAGTGATAACAATAATGCTAGTAATACCAACGGGAAAAACGGAGAGACATCTTCAAGTTCAAAAGATCAAAATGAAAAAAATGCGGAAAAAAGTTCAAAAGATCAACAAGATTCTAAGCTAGTTCCAAAACCTGAGAATGCAAACTCAGCCCCTAAAAAAGAAGACTCAGCCCCTAAAAAAGAAGAACAAGCTAACAAAAAACTCGTTGTTTCTAATGAGATGCTTGCAAAAGCGCTTGTTGAGACAGTAAAAGCTTTTGGCGGTCTTAAATTAGTTGCAGCATCGGGACTTCAAAATTTAATCCCAAATAATTATATTTTATTACCAGTTGCTTCGCAAAAATCATTAGTTAAATTAGACGTTAATGATGAAACCGGGACTGCTAAACTTTCTGTGAAATTATTAGATAATAATAGCCAAGAAAAATTAATGCAATTGCAAATTAATGGGCTTAGTTCAATTGGCGAAATTAAAGACAGCATTTCCAAAAAAGTTCTTAAAAATCAAAGTGCTTACTTAAATTTAAAACCTCAAGTTCAAGATTATCTACGTAAACACCCAACTAAAAAAATTAGTGATTTAATTTCAAGTTTTTCCGGCGCTAAATTAACAGAATTCAAAAAGCAGTTTGAAAAAGGTCTTGGAAATGAAACTAACAATAGTGCGAGCGGTTTAGATACTGAAAAAAGTTTTTTGGAAAAACTTTTTAAAGAAAAAGAAGAAAGCCAAAAACCCGCGCAAGCAAAACCAGCGTCTCCAAAACCTGAGATTAGCAAAACTGAGGCTGCAAAACCTGAAACTGCAAAACCTGAGACTACAAAACCTGAGACTACAAAACCTGTAGCAGCTAAGCCTGAGGCTACCAAACCTGTAGCTGCCAAACCTGAGGCTACCAAACCTGTAGCAGCCAAACCTGAAGCTGCAAAACCTGTAGCAGCTAAGCCTGAAACTACAAGTTCAACTTCTAGCCAAGAGAAAAACCAGCCTAAAAAAGAAGCGCCAAGACTTTTAGATAAGCAAGTTAACAAAGATTTAGTCACACTTTTTGATATCTATGGCAAAGATTATAATTCACTTCCAAAAGATAAAAATGATAAACTTATCTATCCTAGTGATATCACCTTCTGGTTTGATTTAAAAAAAGAAACTGCAGAATACCAAAATTATCAATTTAGCTTCTCACTTCCAGAAACTAGCACAAATTCTAATTCTGATAAAGTAACACTTAATTTAGAAATTAGCACAAGGCAAAATCTTAAATTAGAAATTCCGAAAGAAAATCGCGATTATATCGATGTTCCCCAACATCTTGAATATATCGAATACGATAAAGAGGGGAAAAAAATTGATGAACAAGCGCAGCAAAAACTCTTAGTTAGTAAAGCTGTGCAATCATCTTTAGAAACTAATGCTATTTTTAAAGCTGATTTGCGTTATTCAGCCTATGCTTTTAAAAAGTGAGTATATCCAATTGAAATTGATATCAAAGGAGTAAAAGCCCAACAAGAACTAACTAGATTATTGGTTAAAAATTATCATAAAACCGAAATAAGCACAAAAAATTCTTATCTTTTATTCCAAAGTGATTTGGATAAAATTTTTAAAAAAGCCAATCTTGAAAACTATTTTAGTTTATCAGAGCAAGAAAAAACTCAGACAAAAGAGTATTTAAAAAACGCGCTTAATCCAATAAGCCAAGAACTTGAAATCGAAATTCCAAAACAAGACAAAGAAAACGAAACAAAAAGCGAAACTAATAAATCTGAACCAGAAAAACCTAAAACAGAACAATCAGAAAAACCTAAAACAGAACAATCAGAAAAACCTAAAACAGAACAATCAGAAAATAAAACAGAACAAGCTAAACAAGCTAACCAAACAAATAATGAAAATAGTAATTCAAATTCAGAATCTAGCCAAAGTGCACCAGCAGCTGCGCAAAAATCAGTGCAAACAGCATCTTTAGAAAATAAAGTTAGAAATTTTCAAGAAGATATACCAACAACAAGTTCTCCTGCCCCGAATTCTTCACAGGCTCTAGCAAAACCAGCCCCTTCTCCTAAACCAGTCGAGGTCAAAAAGCTAGGTTTTGGGGACTATTTAGTCAAGTATCTTGATTTATTTTCAACCTTTAAAACCGAAGCGGGACAAAAATTGGCAATTATAAGTGAATATGTTCCCCAAGAACGCAATTACAATTTTGTATTTAAAGTTTTCGATAGCGAAAATGATGAACTAGCTGCTGTCAAATTCCAATTACACGGGGTAAACAAAACTAATATTGCCATTGCAAATACAATGCCTTACGCGCCCCAAATCTTCCTTGATGGGCGTTCAGGGCTTGAGTATAAAAAAACCGACAAAAATCAAACTTATATTTCAAGTATTACATCAATTAATAACACAAAAGTTTCTTATATTGCAAATACAGATGGAAAAGATCCAGACCCAGATGCGAAAGCTTTAAAAGAAAGACTTGATCAGTATTTTAAAGACGAAAAACTACAAATACAAAAAAATGAGGTAAGCCAAAACCAAACTAGTTTACCAAGTAATGAAAACTTGCTAACAACTGAAGGGCTTAGGTTAAACTCTCCTTTAGTTTATGATTATAAAAGGGCTAATCCACAAGAGTATGTAGCATCGCGCCAGAATGTTGCTACAACTACATTAACTAAGGGTGTTTTATATCTTGTTTTCCAACCAGAAAAAGGATTGACTAAAAATAAATCAAATCCTTATAAATTATTATCAACAACAACTGCGCATTCTAGTTCAACTTACGGGCTTTCGAATCTTGAACTTGAATATAAAGGGTATAATACATTAAAATTAAATTGAAAAGTTATGGGAGCAAAACCAGTTAATAACGAATTTGAGCTTGTATTCCCACCGAAAGTTAATGAAAAACAACTTAATGAATCACTTACCTTTTCAATTTTACAAGATGGAACTAAAGCAACAACCGGTAGTGATGCCCAACAACAAAAACTCACAATAGTCCAAACTAATCCAGAGCATAGCGAATCACTTGAGAACTACCTTGGAAAAACTTGGATTCTTGAATTAGAAGTCCATGAGACTTCCGCAATTATTACAATAATCCCTGAACAGCACAATACTGAGGGGAAATTAAAAATGTGAAAATCCGAAATAAAACTCCAAAAAGAGCAACTAGATCCAGATTTAGGCAACAT
The sequence above is a segment of the Mesomycoplasma flocculare ATCC 27399 genome. Coding sequences within it:
- a CDS encoding P110/LppT family adhesin N-terminal domain; translated protein: MNKQIRNKALIVLAGLSFIGITAGVGIGIQRSALNSSYLAQFDNDKSESELKPPINDAELAGVVSHFALKDEWAKISASQAFKLHKDPLYAFRLSQAVDFSKIDKKFSHLFFDIQVNEATKVEGNAIKNLTVFVFDAKTKKEIATRAFNAELSGFSSVEKEDFIENFLADSSTYELDKDLLKTQFGTEAVFPSAFSIKFQNQFLEYLRKNSPDSFAPAKTVKVSMLTNFNNQFQQQEGESSSDNNNASNTNGKNGETSSSSKDQNEKNAEKSSKDQQDSKLVPKPENANSAPKKEDSAPKKEEQANKKLVVSNEMLAKALVETVKAFGGLKLVAASGLQNLIPNNYILLPVASQKSLVKLDVNDETGTAKLSVKLLDNNSQEKLMQLQINGLSSIGEIKDSISKKVLKNQSAYLNLKPQVQDYLRKHPTKKISDLISSFSGAKLTEFKKQFEKGLGNETNNSASGLDTEKSFLEKLFKEKEESQKPAQAKPASPKPEISKTEAAKPETAKPETTKPETTKPVAAKPEATKPVAAKPEATKPVAAKPEAAKPVAAKPETTSSTSSQEKNQPKKEAPRLLDKQVNKDLVTLFDIYGKDYNSLPKDKNDKLIYPSDITFWFDLKKETAEYQNYQFSFSLPETSTNSNSDKVTLNLEISTRQNLKLEIPKENRDYIDVPQHLEYIEYDKEGKKIDEQAQQKLLVSKAVQSSLETNAIFKADLRYSAYAFKKWVYPIEIDIKGVKAQQELTRLLVKNYHKTEISTKNSYLLFQSDLDKIFKKANLENYFSLSEQEKTQTKEYLKNALNPISQELEIEIPKQDKENETKSETNKSEPEKPKTEQSEKPKTEQSEKPKTEQSENKTEQAKQANQTNNENSNSNSESSQSAPAAAQKSVQTASLENKVRNFQEDIPTTSSPAPNSSQALAKPAPSPKPVEVKKLGFGDYLVKYLDLFSTFKTEAGQKLAIISEYVPQERNYNFVFKVFDSENDELAAVKFQLHGVNKTNIAIANTMPYAPQIFLDGRSGLEYKKTDKNQTYISSITSINNTKVSYIANTDGKDPDPDAKALKERLDQYFKDEKLQIQKNEVSQNQTSLPSNENLLTTEGLRLNSPLVYDYKRANPQEYVASRQNVATTTLTKGVLYLVFQPEKGLTKNKSNPYKLLSTTTAHSSSTYGLSNLELEYKGYNTLKLNWKVMGAKPVNNEFELVFPPKVNEKQLNESLTFSILQDGTKATTGSDAQQQKLTIVQTNPEHSESLENYLGKTWILELEVHETSAIITIIPEQHNTEGKLKMWKSEIKLQKEQLDPDLGNIFGRGFDYGQIGDTINQDSSSSSNPSERAGITLKAFAVFKDDRLLKDPKAKTKIRHSFIEQYFNDFKN